A genomic window from Chitinophagaceae bacterium includes:
- the sat gene encoding sulfate adenylyltransferase, translating to MNQPHGGVLVNRIATGARKTELENKAKSLFQLVIEDRYAADIEMIANGAFSPLTGFMNKADAEGTIEKMTLSNGLLWGIPILLPSGDQHDNINIGAEIALIEKSSGNVLAIMKVEEKFELDLMNLTQKCFKTTEDKHPGVKAVLSGGNKFIAGPLEMITRPTRHDQIDDKYFMDPSETRAEFERRNWKTVVAFQTRNPIHRAHEYLIKCAQEIVDGALIHPIVGETKPDDIPAPIRMRCYEALINGYFNPDNTMVSALPTAMRYAGPREAINHTMIRKNYGCTHMIVGRDHAGVGTYYGTYEAQEMMDSVAERTGMTILKFENTFFCKETEGMASSKTAPKNATQVSLSGTKVREMLSNGERPPAEFSRAEVADILIEWATAKAGVTA from the coding sequence ATGAATCAACCACATGGTGGAGTGCTCGTAAACCGAATTGCAACCGGCGCCCGCAAAACAGAATTAGAAAATAAGGCAAAATCACTTTTTCAATTGGTAATTGAAGACCGTTATGCAGCGGATATTGAAATGATTGCCAATGGCGCATTCAGCCCGCTCACAGGTTTTATGAACAAAGCAGATGCAGAAGGTACTATTGAAAAGATGACATTGAGCAATGGATTGCTTTGGGGTATACCCATTTTATTGCCTTCAGGTGATCAGCACGACAACATCAACATCGGTGCAGAGATTGCATTGATAGAAAAAAGCTCAGGCAATGTGCTGGCTATAATGAAGGTGGAAGAAAAGTTTGAATTGGATTTAATGAATCTTACCCAAAAATGTTTTAAAACCACGGAAGACAAACATCCCGGTGTTAAAGCAGTATTGAGTGGTGGAAACAAATTCATTGCCGGACCACTTGAAATGATCACCCGCCCGACCCGTCACGATCAGATCGATGATAAATATTTCATGGATCCTTCAGAAACACGGGCTGAATTTGAAAGACGCAACTGGAAAACAGTGGTGGCTTTCCAAACAAGAAATCCGATTCACCGCGCACATGAATACCTTATTAAATGTGCACAGGAAATTGTGGATGGCGCTTTGATTCATCCTATCGTTGGTGAAACAAAACCAGATGATATTCCCGCTCCTATCCGCATGCGTTGCTACGAAGCATTGATCAACGGATATTTTAATCCTGACAATACAATGGTAAGTGCATTGCCAACTGCTATGCGTTATGCCGGACCACGTGAAGCAATCAATCATACCATGATCCGCAAGAATTATGGCTGCACACACATGATTGTCGGTCGTGACCATGCAGGTGTAGGAACATACTATGGAACTTACGAAGCACAGGAAATGATGGACAGCGTAGCTGAACGTACTGGCATGACCATTCTGAAGTTCGAGAATACTTTCTTCTGTAAAGAAACGGAAGGTATGGCTTCAAGTAAAACTGCTCCTAAAAATGCAACACAGGTTTCATTGAGTGGAACGAAGGTGCGCGAGATGCTGTCGAACGGGGAACGCCCACCGGCAGAATTCTCCCGCGCTGAAGTGGCGGACATTCTTATTGAGTGGGCTACCGCGAAAGCTGGTGTTACTGCATAA
- a CDS encoding SLC13 family permease: protein MEITLVLSLLLIAVILFSLEKISVDIVTCMLLVVLVLSGILTTKEAFAGFSSDFMLILASIFVITTAIQENGVLDSVANYMLKMAKSNPNRILLYLISLTGVISAFMNNTTATALMINPVVSISRKAGFSPSKFLMPVAFASIIGGTCTLIGTSTNVAVSGYLKNINMEPISMFEFSAVGAILLVVTILYMMTIGKRLLPNREIHDLQEDYQLRDYLSELVIMPGSPLIGQPASKSSLAQSGFSVLGIVRGKEKFHPGNFATLEKGDVLLVEGKADNLIRIKNTIGLELLPDTKDFYKSGEDLRLLEVLIPPRSEFVGAHIKETDLRQKYGIVPIAIHRSGENLFEQIDDIKLEIGDLLLVQGSRHRMNGFSGDHNLITLVEHKPNLKKRRRGMLTLGFFLAAILVGSFELMPLSIAFLIAAILTVFFKGINLQKAYENIDWRLLILIAGMSAFGTAMTKTGTDKFLAEGIVGIFNSLGTMGILGGFMVLTVLLTQPMSNAAAALVVLPVALETANALGANPRTFAITVMLAASISLITPFEPSCILVYGPGKYKFGDFMKVGGVLTFILMAILLVLIPVFWPLEM from the coding sequence ATGGAAATAACACTGGTACTCTCTCTGCTTCTGATTGCCGTTATTCTCTTTTCATTGGAGAAAATCTCTGTCGACATAGTTACCTGCATGCTGCTGGTGGTGCTCGTTTTAAGCGGGATACTTACCACCAAGGAAGCTTTTGCCGGATTCAGCAGCGATTTCATGCTGATATTGGCGTCCATCTTCGTCATCACCACCGCTATTCAGGAAAACGGGGTGCTGGACAGTGTTGCCAACTACATGTTGAAAATGGCAAAATCAAATCCCAACCGGATATTGCTTTACCTGATTTCGCTTACCGGAGTTATATCCGCCTTTATGAACAATACCACGGCCACAGCCCTGATGATTAATCCCGTAGTCAGTATTTCGCGAAAGGCCGGTTTCAGTCCTTCTAAATTTCTGATGCCCGTGGCTTTTGCTTCCATCATTGGCGGCACCTGCACCCTCATCGGAACTTCCACCAATGTGGCGGTGAGCGGCTATCTGAAAAACATAAACATGGAACCGATCAGCATGTTTGAATTCTCGGCGGTTGGTGCGATATTGCTGGTAGTCACCATCCTTTATATGATGACCATCGGAAAGCGGTTATTGCCAAACCGGGAGATTCATGACCTTCAGGAAGATTATCAGTTAAGAGACTATCTGAGCGAATTGGTAATTATGCCAGGCTCACCGCTTATAGGTCAACCAGCCAGCAAATCGTCACTTGCCCAATCAGGATTTTCTGTGCTGGGAATTGTGAGGGGCAAAGAGAAATTTCATCCGGGAAATTTTGCGACTCTTGAAAAAGGGGATGTATTATTGGTGGAAGGTAAAGCGGATAACCTGATCAGGATAAAAAATACAATCGGTCTGGAGCTTCTTCCGGATACGAAAGATTTTTACAAAAGCGGAGAAGACCTGAGATTGCTGGAAGTGTTGATACCTCCACGTTCTGAATTTGTTGGAGCACATATAAAAGAAACAGATCTGCGACAGAAGTATGGAATCGTACCTATCGCCATTCACCGTTCAGGCGAAAACCTTTTTGAACAGATTGATGATATTAAACTTGAAATCGGGGACTTACTCCTCGTGCAAGGCTCAAGACACAGGATGAATGGCTTTTCCGGTGATCACAACCTGATTACACTGGTTGAACATAAACCCAATCTGAAAAAACGCAGGCGGGGAATGCTTACACTCGGGTTCTTTCTTGCCGCCATACTGGTAGGTTCATTTGAATTGATGCCGTTGTCTATTGCATTTTTGATCGCTGCTATTTTAACAGTGTTCTTCAAAGGAATCAACCTGCAGAAAGCCTATGAAAATATTGACTGGCGGCTGCTGATACTCATTGCCGGCATGAGCGCCTTCGGAACAGCCATGACAAAAACAGGCACTGATAAATTTCTTGCAGAAGGTATTGTGGGTATTTTCAACTCACTTGGTACTATGGGAATTTTAGGCGGCTTTATGGTACTCACCGTTTTGTTGACGCAACCCATGTCGAATGCTGCTGCGGCATTGGTGGTATTGCCGGTAGCGCTGGAAACAGCAAATGCCTTGGGTGCCAATCCGCGCACATTCGCTATAACGGTTATGCTGGCGGCCTCCATTTCCCTTATTACCCCTTTTGAGCCTTCCTGCATACTTGTTTATGGCCCCGGGAAATATAAATTTGGAGATTTTATGAAGGTGGGCGGAGTGCTCACATTTATACTGATGGCTATACTACTGGTTTTGATACCAGTCTTTTGGCCATTGGAAATGTAG
- a CDS encoding ATP-binding protein, translating into MRFNRYTTSDGLSSNTITSIFQDRRGFMWFGTQDGLCRFDGRNFVIYKNDPFNKTTICGNVINDLAEDSSGVLWIATGDGGLCSYDFRNNHFKSIDYSRSDSVLNFIPNVLAVAVDSKQNIWAGVEKTGVFCFHQETDSFKFIGFENQKATATINDITTDGNGRVYFGSIGGSLNYKAQDNSFKQVVNFSLDFPFPAYAITKIFCNDKNEIWCGSWDNGLYHFNAATNRLEQYLFETGKPFTYSGNEVHAIDQDEHGMLWLGTTTGGLYLFDPATKKSLHYPPQKNDPHGLKGSRIYSIYRDRNNRMWLGTDAGVQIYDPLLNPFEIINLESRVMPPGLNLKVMDFLVDDNQTLYIGTKAGLLIRKKSSTDFFLKSFLYKNQPLNINKIFRDSRGAIYLGTQRTMFVFDPGKLSLKTVHSFSRNFVYFDFFDIGSSSVNAMAEAVFMNDTVLWVSAYGHGVCLFDRNTLNGGIGLLSKQDEVQNLIRKIMVDSKGRVWMTGASLGIITDISSTYFSEEDSFWRKEHSVARRVIDSFGMFTGTTFIAANKDYALRSNDVFDMVENNDGTFWITTKGSGLYLFNPEDREKTFIHFESQHQNLEGIAKDKNGNLWIIAAGGIDFFDVHSKTFFRYDVVYGLPEEGVSGYFYCDNNGYLYAGGNGFYIRFKPEAVQRNQSVPPVFITHLQLLNQPADSLLLQKTICLQYNQNFLSFEMAALNYTNANANQFRYRLTGFDKDWSQDRYVNQVSYTNIPPGDYTLEVKASNNDGVWNETGTSLQIIILPPWWRTWWFYLLMLTMVASSVYGIFRYRLNQLLQLQNIRNKIARDLHDDIGSTLGSISFFSEAAKQQLDNNDVVASQKVIDKIGENSRAMIETMSDIVWSVNPENDSVQQLTSRMEALASDVLSMQDIRLKFFADETLKKIKLNMEQRKNIFMIFKEALYNIVKYAECSQVEISIRDTGKKIRMEIADNGKGFDVAGIKSYNGNGLPNIRSRAKEINAEVHILSTSETGTTIILILNKT; encoded by the coding sequence TTGCGATTCAACAGGTACACTACCTCCGACGGCCTTTCTTCCAATACCATTACCTCAATATTTCAGGATCGTCGTGGATTTATGTGGTTCGGAACGCAGGATGGATTGTGCAGGTTTGACGGAAGAAATTTTGTGATCTATAAAAATGATCCGTTTAACAAGACTACTATCTGCGGCAATGTAATCAACGATCTTGCAGAAGACAGCAGTGGCGTGCTTTGGATTGCTACCGGCGATGGCGGACTTTGCAGTTATGATTTCAGAAACAATCATTTCAAATCAATTGATTATTCACGCAGCGATTCTGTTTTGAATTTTATCCCCAACGTGCTTGCTGTTGCAGTGGATTCAAAGCAAAACATATGGGCTGGCGTTGAGAAAACAGGTGTTTTTTGTTTCCATCAGGAAACGGACTCTTTCAAATTTATTGGATTCGAAAACCAAAAAGCAACCGCGACTATTAATGACATTACCACCGATGGTAATGGAAGAGTCTATTTCGGTTCTATTGGCGGTTCACTCAATTACAAAGCGCAGGACAACAGCTTCAAACAGGTAGTGAATTTCAGTTTGGATTTTCCTTTTCCTGCTTATGCCATCACCAAAATTTTCTGCAACGATAAAAATGAAATCTGGTGTGGAAGCTGGGACAATGGATTGTATCATTTCAATGCCGCCACCAACAGGCTGGAACAATACTTATTTGAAACCGGAAAACCATTCACGTATTCGGGAAATGAAGTACACGCCATAGACCAGGATGAACACGGCATGCTTTGGCTGGGCACCACTACCGGCGGATTGTATTTGTTTGATCCTGCCACAAAAAAATCATTGCATTATCCGCCACAAAAAAATGATCCGCATGGATTAAAAGGCAGCCGTATTTATTCAATTTACCGCGATCGCAACAACCGTATGTGGCTTGGAACTGATGCTGGTGTTCAAATATATGATCCTTTACTCAACCCGTTTGAAATAATAAACCTCGAAAGCAGAGTGATGCCGCCAGGATTAAACCTGAAAGTGATGGATTTTCTGGTGGACGATAATCAGACACTTTACATCGGAACAAAGGCAGGTTTGCTTATCAGGAAAAAAAGCAGCACTGACTTTTTTCTTAAATCCTTCCTTTATAAAAATCAACCATTAAACATCAATAAAATATTTCGCGATAGCAGGGGAGCCATTTACCTCGGAACACAGCGAACGATGTTTGTTTTTGACCCTGGAAAATTATCGTTGAAAACGGTTCATTCTTTCTCCCGCAATTTCGTCTATTTCGATTTTTTCGATATCGGTTCTTCCAGCGTGAACGCGATGGCTGAAGCTGTATTCATGAATGATACTGTGCTATGGGTTTCCGCCTATGGCCACGGCGTTTGTCTTTTCGACCGCAATACACTTAATGGAGGTATCGGTTTGCTTTCAAAACAGGATGAAGTTCAAAATCTTATCCGGAAGATAATGGTTGACAGCAAAGGCCGTGTGTGGATGACAGGTGCTTCTTTGGGAATCATTACGGATATCAGCAGCACTTATTTTTCTGAAGAAGACAGCTTTTGGCGGAAGGAGCATAGTGTAGCCCGGCGTGTTATAGATTCTTTCGGCATGTTTACCGGTACCACATTTATTGCAGCGAATAAAGACTATGCGCTCAGAAGCAACGATGTGTTCGACATGGTGGAAAATAATGACGGCACTTTCTGGATCACTACCAAAGGCAGCGGGTTATATTTATTCAACCCGGAAGATCGTGAAAAAACATTCATCCACTTTGAATCACAACACCAGAACCTTGAAGGAATTGCAAAAGATAAAAACGGAAATCTCTGGATCATAGCAGCGGGCGGCATTGACTTCTTTGATGTGCATTCAAAAACTTTTTTCAGGTATGATGTTGTATATGGCCTTCCTGAAGAAGGTGTGTCTGGTTATTTTTATTGCGACAACAATGGATATTTATATGCAGGAGGCAATGGATTTTATATTCGGTTCAAACCCGAAGCGGTACAGCGGAATCAATCAGTTCCACCGGTTTTTATCACCCATCTTCAATTGCTGAATCAACCTGCGGATTCTCTTTTGTTGCAGAAAACTATTTGCCTCCAATACAACCAGAATTTCCTTTCATTTGAAATGGCGGCGCTCAATTATACGAATGCAAATGCTAACCAGTTCAGGTACCGACTAACGGGTTTTGACAAAGACTGGAGTCAGGACCGCTATGTTAATCAAGTGAGCTATACCAATATTCCTCCGGGCGATTATACACTGGAAGTAAAAGCATCCAATAATGATGGTGTGTGGAATGAAACGGGAACAAGTTTGCAGATTATCATACTTCCGCCCTGGTGGCGCACCTGGTGGTTTTACCTGTTGATGTTGACGATGGTTGCTTCATCTGTGTATGGAATATTCCGCTACCGGTTGAATCAATTGCTTCAGCTTCAAAATATCCGCAACAAGATTGCGCGCGACCTGCATGATGACATTGGTTCTACGCTTGGAAGTATTTCTTTTTTCAGCGAAGCGGCAAAACAACAGCTCGACAATAACGATGTGGTTGCTTCACAAAAAGTAATCGACAAAATCGGCGAGAATTCGCGTGCAATGATTGAAACCATGAGTGATATTGTTTGGTCGGTGAATCCTGAGAATGATTCCGTACAACAACTTACCTCGCGCATGGAAGCATTGGCATCGGACGTGCTTTCTATGCAAGATATACGGTTAAAATTTTTTGCTGATGAAACATTGAAAAAGATTAAGCTGAACATGGAGCAGCGAAAAAATATTTTCATGATTTTTAAAGAAGCGCTTTACAATATTGTGAAGTATGCTGAATGCTCACAGGTAGAGATTTCAATACGCGATACCGGAAAAAAAATAAGAATGGAGATCGCCGACAACGGGAAAGGTTTTGACGTTGCCGGAATAAAAAGCTATAATGGAAACGGATTACCAAACATCCGTTCACGTGCAAAAGAAATTAATGCAGAAGTCCATATTCTATCAACATCTGAAACCGGCACCACTATTATTTTAATACTCAACAAAACATGA
- a CDS encoding response regulator transcription factor, which produces MKGISVVIFDDSNSIREAISLLISSNPKFILTGSYSDATSCIEMLEEETPDVVLMDIDMPEVTGIQAVQRIHSRFPSLPIIMLTVFDHEDKVFESLCAGAVGYLLKNTPPARLLEAIQEVYEGGAPMTPSIARKVMHHFQQNETLPEKEDYHLSPREKEVLAHLVNGLAYKMIAAQMGITYETVRTHSKKIYDKLHVSSMTEAVVKTLNQKLLGL; this is translated from the coding sequence ATGAAAGGTATCAGTGTAGTAATTTTCGACGACAGTAATTCTATTCGTGAAGCTATTTCACTGCTCATCAGCAGCAATCCTAAATTTATATTGACAGGTAGTTATTCTGATGCCACAAGCTGTATTGAAATGCTGGAAGAAGAAACGCCTGATGTGGTGCTGATGGATATTGATATGCCGGAAGTTACAGGCATACAAGCTGTCCAACGCATTCATTCGCGGTTTCCTTCATTGCCCATCATCATGCTTACAGTGTTCGACCATGAGGACAAAGTTTTTGAATCTCTGTGTGCCGGAGCAGTTGGATATTTATTAAAGAATACACCGCCGGCGCGTTTGCTGGAAGCCATACAGGAAGTTTATGAAGGTGGCGCACCGATGACGCCTTCAATCGCGAGAAAAGTGATGCACCACTTTCAACAAAATGAAACACTGCCGGAGAAAGAAGATTATCACCTGAGCCCGCGCGAAAAAGAAGTGCTGGCACACCTTGTAAATGGATTGGCGTATAAAATGATTGCGGCACAAATGGGCATCACGTATGAGACTGTTCGTACCCATTCCAAAAAAATTTATGACAAGCTGCATGTCTCGTCTATGACAGAAGCTGTTGTGAAAACTCTGAATCAGAAGTTGCTGGGGTTGTGA
- the cysC gene encoding adenylyl-sulfate kinase, translating into MAEVKYIIPHGHTITKENRQALKGHKSCILWYTGLSGSGKSTIANKVEEKMFDMGLHTYILDGDNVRMGLNKGLTFSDDDRKENIRRIGEVSKLFVDAGVIVGTAFISPFRSDREMARSIMKEGEFIEVFVNTPLDVCEERDPKGLYKKARAGEIKFFTGIDSPYEAPEKPEIEILSAGRTVDDCADEVIAWLKEKNYITVE; encoded by the coding sequence ATGGCAGAAGTAAAGTACATTATTCCCCACGGCCACACCATTACCAAAGAAAACCGTCAGGCTCTCAAGGGTCACAAATCCTGCATCCTATGGTACACAGGCCTTTCAGGTTCAGGAAAATCGACCATTGCCAATAAGGTAGAAGAAAAGATGTTCGATATGGGTTTGCATACCTATATACTTGATGGCGATAATGTGCGTATGGGCCTGAACAAAGGACTTACATTCAGCGACGATGATCGCAAAGAAAATATCCGCCGGATTGGAGAAGTGTCTAAATTATTTGTTGACGCAGGTGTAATTGTAGGTACGGCTTTCATATCTCCTTTCCGCAGCGATCGTGAAATGGCGCGCAGCATTATGAAAGAAGGTGAATTCATTGAAGTTTTTGTGAATACACCGCTTGATGTTTGCGAAGAACGTGATCCTAAAGGACTTTATAAAAAGGCGCGTGCCGGCGAAATCAAATTTTTTACAGGAATTGATTCCCCCTATGAAGCGCCTGAAAAACCAGAGATTGAAATCCTTTCTGCAGGCCGGACAGTAGATGATTGTGCTGACGAGGTAATAGCATGGTTGAAGGAAAAGAATTACATAACAGTTGAATAA
- a CDS encoding amidohydrolase: protein MITLELIKQLSKDLKQEVIAIRRHLHAHPELSFQEKETSAYISSKLTAWNIEHVKGIAGTGIVALIKGKNPGKKVIALRADMDALPITEKNDVDYRSQNIGVMHACGHDVHSSSLLGTAKILADLRDEFEGTIKLIFQPGEEKLPGGASLMIKDGVLEQPIPEVILAQHVFTQLPVGKAGFFAGKYMASSDEIYISVKGKGGHAAVPSGVINPLYPAARLLILLEDLSKEFANEVIPTVLAFGKITGPGATNVIPDEVKIEGTFRTMDEEWRFESHNRIRNTIALYSKNSGIEIELEIRIGYPCLINNEEVTKTSIIAATEYLGEDNVMALGIWMASEDFAFYSQKVPACFYRIGTGNPAKNIVSPVHTATFTIDEDALEISAGLMAWMALQLLMQ from the coding sequence ATGATCACCCTTGAACTGATAAAACAACTTTCAAAAGATCTGAAGCAGGAAGTGATTGCTATCAGGCGCCATCTTCATGCGCATCCTGAATTGTCGTTCCAGGAAAAAGAAACTTCTGCCTATATTTCTTCCAAGCTCACTGCATGGAATATTGAGCATGTAAAAGGCATTGCCGGAACCGGTATTGTTGCATTGATCAAAGGCAAAAATCCTGGTAAGAAAGTGATTGCATTGCGCGCTGATATGGATGCATTGCCGATTACTGAAAAAAATGATGTCGATTACCGGTCTCAAAATATTGGCGTGATGCATGCCTGCGGACATGATGTACATTCTTCTTCCTTGCTGGGAACTGCAAAAATACTTGCTGATCTGAGAGATGAATTTGAAGGAACCATCAAGCTTATTTTTCAGCCCGGAGAAGAAAAATTACCCGGAGGTGCGTCACTCATGATCAAAGACGGTGTGCTGGAACAACCTATTCCTGAAGTCATTCTCGCGCAGCATGTTTTTACCCAATTACCGGTTGGAAAAGCCGGATTTTTTGCGGGAAAATACATGGCTTCCAGCGATGAAATCTATATTTCGGTGAAGGGAAAAGGCGGCCATGCTGCGGTGCCATCCGGTGTGATCAATCCTTTGTATCCGGCGGCAAGGCTGTTGATTTTGCTGGAAGATCTTTCCAAAGAATTTGCGAATGAAGTTATTCCAACGGTGCTGGCCTTTGGCAAAATCACCGGCCCCGGAGCAACTAATGTGATTCCTGATGAAGTGAAAATCGAAGGAACATTCAGGACGATGGATGAAGAGTGGAGATTTGAATCGCACAATCGCATAAGGAATACGATCGCTCTTTATTCTAAAAATTCAGGAATTGAAATTGAACTGGAAATCAGGATTGGCTACCCTTGTCTCATCAACAATGAAGAAGTAACTAAAACTTCCATCATTGCAGCAACCGAATATCTTGGAGAAGATAACGTGATGGCACTCGGCATCTGGATGGCCTCGGAGGATTTTGCATTTTATTCCCAAAAAGTTCCCGCGTGTTTTTATAGAATCGGGACGGGCAATCCAGCGAAAAATATCGTTTCGCCCGTTCATACTGCCACCTTTACTATTGATGAAGATGCCCTTGAAATTTCTGCGGGATTGATGGCCTGGATGGCGTTGCAGTTGCTGATGCAATAA